In Pajaroellobacter abortibovis, the following are encoded in one genomic region:
- a CDS encoding carboxypeptidase-like regulatory domain-containing protein yields MIAGLFTMGGLFFFFRSFLLPREDSTRVTPQKTEPWSTPPPNPIGERARKAHAQASTFSALHTKESQTPVSSNPTPHFSVKIPKGELGVIPGPVPEIPHDGSPSWPFFIETKKEKGDLFNRLTTPPATTLSNTIPLHIDLKDSRGFPIAHAAIEAISLNSALSTHFATHTNQYGESVLKGAGMIPLRIIFKAPGYVYRTLEPVHPQSEIEVVLQEGTTVCGSVRESRSGIAIHAAEVIIHGIGQLSRTSTDRNGYFTFADQAPGRNRFEVHARGFCLFSQEVMIEKPKKGGQPQWIPPFEVVPSSNSARVFSSSLIK; encoded by the coding sequence GTGATAGCTGGGCTCTTTACAATGGGGGGTCTCTTCTTTTTTTTTAGATCTTTTTTGCTACCGAGAGAAGATTCAACACGCGTCACCCCTCAAAAGACTGAACCATGGTCTACTCCTCCTCCCAACCCAATTGGAGAGAGAGCACGCAAGGCCCATGCACAAGCCTCTACCTTCTCTGCATTGCATACGAAGGAGAGCCAAACGCCCGTCTCTTCCAATCCAACCCCGCACTTTTCTGTCAAAATCCCTAAAGGGGAACTTGGAGTCATACCAGGCCCTGTTCCAGAAATTCCTCACGACGGCTCACCTTCATGGCCTTTTTTCATCGAAACCAAAAAAGAAAAAGGGGATCTATTCAACAGGCTTACCACCCCACCTGCCACCACGCTTTCGAACACAATTCCTCTCCACATTGATTTAAAAGATAGCCGCGGTTTTCCGATCGCTCATGCTGCAATCGAAGCGATATCGCTTAACAGTGCACTGTCTACTCACTTTGCTACCCATACCAACCAATATGGAGAAAGTGTGCTCAAAGGGGCTGGAATGATCCCTTTGCGCATCATTTTTAAAGCTCCAGGGTATGTCTATCGCACGCTCGAACCTGTCCATCCCCAATCAGAAATCGAAGTCGTCCTCCAAGAAGGGACCACTGTATGTGGAAGCGTACGAGAATCTCGAAGTGGCATAGCGATTCACGCAGCAGAAGTGATCATCCATGGAATAGGGCAGCTCTCGCGTACCTCTACAGATCGCAATGGATATTTTACCTTTGCCGACCAAGCTCCCGGACGCAACCGGTTTGAAGTCCACGCCCGAGGATTCTGTCTATTTTCTCAAGAAGTCATGATAGAAAAGCCTAAAAAAGGGGGGCAACCACAATGGATCCCCCCTTTCGAAGTCGTTCCTTCCTCGAACAGCGCAAGAGTCTTTTCCTCTTCGCTAATAAAATGA